A DNA window from Salarias fasciatus chromosome 23 unlocalized genomic scaffold, fSalaFa1.1 super_scaffold_20, whole genome shotgun sequence contains the following coding sequences:
- the LOC115383669 gene encoding mitogen-activated protein kinase kinase kinase kinase 4-like isoform X10, with the protein MANDSPAKSLVDIDLASLRDPAGIFELVEVVGNGTYGQVYKGRHVKTGQLAAIKVMDVTEDEEEEIKLEINMLKKYSHHRNIATYYGAFIKKSPPGHDDQLWLVMEFCGAGSITDLVKNTKGNQLKEDWIAYISREILRGLAHLHAHHVIHRDIKGQNVLLTENAEVKLVDFGVSAQLDRTVGRRNTFIGTPYWMAPEVIACDENPDATYDYRSDLWSCGITAIEMAEGAPPLCDMHPMRALFLIPRNPPPRLKSKKWSKKFFSFIESCLVKNYTQRPPTEQLLKHPFIRDQPNERQVRIQLKDHIDRTKKKRGEKDETEYEYSGSEEEEEDPPEQEGEPSSIVNVPGESTLRRDFIRLQQENKERSEALRHQQLLQEQQLREQEEYKRQLLAERQKRIEQQKEQRRRLEEQQRREREMRRQQEREQRRREQEEKRRMEEMDRRRKEEEERRRAEDEKRRNDREQEYIRRQLEEEQRHLEMLQEQLLREQAMLLEFKWRELEEQRKAERLHKRLQQEQAYLLSLQHEPRAPPGDKTRAPPDSSKPPHTSTLPPDGRALVSAPRAQVLDATAALARGACEESGAPQAAPPDSGSSTQRVDSEENGPSRVPDPPSPPVADSPPDCKPSQAEGSEPDRPAQPVSHPQPIREADERYRKNIQGSPQTAPAPKQPPLPPRSSEPFSNGGSSEASAMHRPMEPQVQWSHLAALKSSNSAAPSPPPPPPPVVARSQSFSESGGVASSFAQLHLRSQHHHPSPARTDSQPQPPLHHPQAAAGSEEVPPKVPVRTTSRSPVLSRRESPLPAQPVGQRNAGSNVEQRPLWDRVEKLQSRPGSGSSSGSSNSSSQASPGDRFRPRSSSKSEGSPLQRPENASKKPEEKNLARPTRPADLTALAKELRAVDDVRPLHKVTDYSSSSDESGTTDEDDDEEVEQEAGEESTSGAEDSRAGYPRGFCRRLSNGETESAKTMLVEDSESDQALTPSKDGTLVIRQSQSESNSMSKHKSSSSFTPFIDPRLLQISPSSGSSLNNMAGFGQDGRLADPLRADPSRKGSVVNVNPVNTRPPSDTPEIRKYKKRFNSEILCAALWGVNLLVGTESGLMLLDRSGQGKVYPLINRRRIQQMDVLEGLNVLVTISGKKNKLRVYYLSWLRNKILHNDPEVEKKQGWVNVGDLEGCVHYKVVKYERIKFLVLALKNAVEVYAWAPKPYHKFMAFKSFGDLVHKPLLVDLTVEEGQRLKVIYGSCSGFHAVDVDSGAVYDIYLPTHIQTSIQCHAIIILPNTDGIELLVCYEDEGVYVNTYGRITKDVVLQWGEMPTSVAYIRSNQIMGWGEKAIEIRSVETGHLDGVFMHKRAQRLKFLCERNDKVFFASVRPGGASQVYFMTLGRSSLMSW; encoded by the exons ATGGCGAACGACTCTCCGGCTAAAAGTCTGGTCGACATCGACCTGGCTTCCCTGCGG GACCCGGCCGGGATCTTcgagctggtggaggtggttGGAAATGGCACCTACGGACAAGTGTACAAG GGACGACATGTCAAGACCGGACAGCTGGCTGCCATCAAGGTCATGGACGTCACAGAA gacgaagaggaggaaatTAAGCTGGAGATCAATATGCTGAAGAAGTACTCCCACCACCGGAACATCGCCACCTACTACGGTGCCTTCATTAAGAAGAGCCCTCCGGGACACGACGACCAGCTCTGG ctggtgATGGAGTTCTGCGGTGCTGGTTCGATCACAGACCTGGTGAAGAACACCAAGGGCAACCAGCTGAAGGAGGACTGGATCGCTTACATCTCCAGAGAGATCCTCAGA GGTCTGGCCCACTTGCACGCTCACCACGTCATCCACCGCGACATTAAAGGCCAGAACGTCCTGTTGACCGAGAACGCCGAAGTGAAACTGG TGGACTTCGGGGTGAGCGCCCAGCTGGACCGGACGGTCGGCAGGAGGAACACCTTCATCGGGACGCCGTACTGGATGGCCCCGGAGGTCATCGCTTGCGACGAGAACCCAGACGCGACATACGACTACAGG AGCGACCTCTGGTCTTGCGGCATCACGGCGATCGAGATGGCCGAAGGAGCTCCTC CGCTGTGCGACATGCACCCCATGCGTGCACTTTTCCTCATTCCACGAAACCCTCCCCCACGACTCAAGTCCAAGAAATG GTCCAAGAAGTTCTTCAGCTTCATCGAGAGCTGCCTGGTGAAGAACTACACGCAGCGCCCGCCCAccgagcagctgctgaagcACCCCTTCATCCGCGACCAGCCCAACGAGAGGCAGGTCCGCATCCAGCTCAAAGACCACATCGACCGCACCAAGAAGAAGAGGGGCGAGAAAG ATGAGACGGAGTACGAGTACAgcggcagcgaggaggaggaggaggatcctccggagcaggaaggagagcccAG CTCCATCGTCAACGTCCCCGGAGAGTCCACCCTGCGCCGCGACTTCATCcgcctgcagcaggagaacaaGGAGCGCTCGGAGGCGCTGcgccaccagcagctcctgcaggagcagcagctgcgggAGCAGGAGGAGTACAAGCGCCAGCTGCTGGCCGAGAGGCAGAAGCGCATCGAGCAGCAgaaggagcagcggcggcggctggaggag CAACAGCGGCGCGAGCGCGAGATGCGGCGGCAGCAGGAGCGCGAGCAGCGGCGGcgcgagcaggaggagaagcggcgcatGGAGGAGATGGACCGCCGGcgcaaagaggaggaggagcgccggCGCGCCGAGGacgagaagaggaggaacgacCGCGAGCAG GAGTACATCCGGcgccagctggaggaggagcagaggcacctggagatgctgcaggagcagctgctgcgggAGCAGGCcatgctgctg GAGTTCAAGTggcgggagctggaggagcagcgcaAAGCCGAGCGGCTGCATaagcggctgcagcaggagcaggccTACCTGCTGTCGCTGCAGCACGAGCCCCGAGCGCCGCCCGGCGACAAGACCAGAGCCCCCCCAGACAGTAGCAAACCCCCCCACACCTCCACCCTGCCCCCCGACGGCAGGGCCCTGGTCTCCGCCCCGAGAGCCCAGGTCCTGGACGCCACCGCCGCCCTGGCGAGGGGCGCCTGCGAGGAGTCCGGAGCCCCCCAGGCGGCCCCCCCAgacagcggcagcagcaccCAGAGGGTAGACTCTGAGGAGAACGGTCCCAGTCGGGTCCCAGACCCCCCGAGCCCCCCCGTGGCCGACTCCCCCCCTGACTGTAAGCCCTCCCAGGCAGAAGGCTCGGAGCCCGACAGGCCGGCCCAGCCTGTCAGTCatcctcagccaatcagagag GCCGACGAGCGCTACCGCAAGAACATTCAGGGCTCCCCTCAGACCGCCCCCGCTCCCAAGCAGCCCCCACTGCCTCCCCGCTCCTCTGAGCCCTTCTCCAACGGCGGCTCCTCCGAGGCGTCGGCCATGCACCGCCCCATGGAGCCTCAG GTGCAGTGGTCCCACCTGGCCGCTCTAAAGAGCAGCAACAGCGccgccccctctcctcctccgccgccgccgcccgtgGTGGCCCGCTCGCAGTCCTTCAGCGAGTCCGGGGGCGTGGCCTCTAGCTTTGCTCAGCTCCACCTGCGCTCCCAGCACCACCACCCATCTCCCGCACGCACTGACTCCCAACCCCAacctcccctccaccacccccagGCTGCGGCCGGCAGCGAGGAGGTGCCTCCCAAG gtgccggtgaggacgacgtCCAGGTCTCCGGTGCTGTCCCGCCGGGAGTCTCCGCTGCCGGCGCAGCCGGTCGGCCAGAGGAACGCCGGCAG taacgtggagcagcgccccctgtggGATCGGGTGGAGAAGCTGCAGTCCCGGCCGGGCAGCGGcagctcctccggctcctccaactccagctcccaggccagCCCGGGGGACCGCTTCCGGCCACGCT CTTCCTCTAAATCTGAAGGCTCTCCTCTCCAGCGGCCTGAAAACGCCTCCAAAAAACCAGAAGAGAAGAACCTGGCCCGGCCCACCCGCCCGGCG GACCTGACCGCCCTGGCCAAGGAGCTCCGGGCGGTGGACGACGTGCGGCCGCTGCACAAAGTGACCGACtactcctcctccagcgacgagtCGGGCACGAccgacgaggacgacgacgaggaggtggagcaggaggcgggGGAGGAGTCCACCTCGGGAGCCGAGGACTCCAGAGCCGG ATATCCCCGTGGCTTTTGCAGGAGGCTCAGCAACGGAGAGACGGAGTCCGCCAAGACCATGCTGGTGGAAGACTCGGAGAGCGACCAGGCCCTCACGCCCTCCAAAGACGGAACTCTGGTCatcagacag TCCCAGTCAGAGAGCAACTCCATGTCCAAACAcaagtcttcctcctccttcactcccttCATCGACCCACGCCTCCTTCAGATCTCTCCATCCAGCGGCAGCTCCCTCAACAACATgg CAGGATTTGGGCAAGACGGACGTCTGGCCGACCCCCTGAGGGCCGACCCGTCCCGCAAGGGCTCGGTGGTCAACGTGAACCCGGTCAACACGCGTCCGCCGAGCGACACTCCGGAGATCCGCAAGTACAAGAAGAGGTTCAACTCCGAGATCCTGTGCGCGGCGCTCTGGG GAGTGAATCTGCTGGTGGGGACGGAGAGCGGCCTGATGCTGCTGGACCGCAGCGGTCAGGGCAAAGTTTACCCCCTGATCAACCGGCGCCGCATCCAGCAGATGGACGTCCTGGAGGGGCTCAACGTCCTGGTCACCATATCAG gGAAGAAGAACAAACTGCGGGTCTACTACCTGTCCTGGCTCCGGAACAAGATTTTGCACAACGACCCCGAGGTGGAGAAGAAGCAGGGCTGGGTGAACGTGGGCGACCTGGAGGGCTGCGTGCACTACAAAGTCG TGAAGTATGAGAGGATCAAGTTCCTGGTTCTGGCTCTGAAGAACGCGGTGGAGGTTTACGCCTGGGCTCCCAAACCGTACCACAAATTCATGGCCTTCAAG TCGTTCGGTGACCTGGTGCACAAGCCTCTGCTGGTGGACCTGACTGTAGAAGAAGgtcagaggttaaaggtcatctATGGCTCCTGCTCAGGCTTCCACGCCGTGGACGTGGACTCCGGCGCCGTTTACGACATCTACCTGCCCACGCAC ATCCAGACCAGCATCCAGTGCCACGCCATCATCATCCTGCCCAACACCGACGGCATCGAGCTGCTGGTCTGCTACGAGGACGAGGGCGTCTACGTCAACACCTACGGCCGCATCACCAAGGACGTGGTGCTGCAGTGGGGGGAAATGCCCACTTCAGTGG CCTACATTAGGTCAAACCAGATCATGGGCTGGGGCGAGAAGGCCATCGAGATCCGCTCCGTGGAGACGGGC
- the LOC115383669 gene encoding mitogen-activated protein kinase kinase kinase kinase 4-like isoform X5 produces the protein MANDSPAKSLVDIDLASLRDPAGIFELVEVVGNGTYGQVYKGRHVKTGQLAAIKVMDVTEDEEEEIKLEINMLKKYSHHRNIATYYGAFIKKSPPGHDDQLWLVMEFCGAGSITDLVKNTKGNQLKEDWIAYISREILRGLAHLHAHHVIHRDIKGQNVLLTENAEVKLVDFGVSAQLDRTVGRRNTFIGTPYWMAPEVIACDENPDATYDYRSDLWSCGITAIEMAEGAPPLCDMHPMRALFLIPRNPPPRLKSKKWSKKFFSFIESCLVKNYTQRPPTEQLLKHPFIRDQPNERQVRIQLKDHIDRTKKKRGEKDETEYEYSGSEEEEEDPPEQEGEPSSIVNVPGESTLRRDFIRLQQENKERSEALRHQQLLQEQQLREQEEYKRQLLAERQKRIEQQKEQRRRLEEQQRREREMRRQQEREQRRREQEEKRRMEEMDRRRKEEEERRRAEDEKRRNDREQEYIRRQLEEEQRHLEMLQEQLLREQAMLLEFKWRELEEQRKAERLHKRLQQEQAYLLSLQHEPRAPPGDKTRAPPDSSKPPHTSTLPPDGRALVSAPRAQVLDATAALARGACEESGAPQAAPPDSGSSTQRVDSEENGPSRVPDPPSPPVADSPPDCKPSQAEGSEPDRPAQPVSHPQPIREADERYRKNIQGSPQTAPAPKQPPLPPRSSEPFSNGGSSEASAMHRPMEPQVQWSHLAALKSSNSAAPSPPPPPPPVVARSQSFSESGGVASSFAQLHLRSQHHHPSPARTDSQPQPPLHHPQAAAGSEEVPPKVPVRTTSRSPVLSRRESPLPAQPVGQRNAGSNVEQRPLWDRVEKLQSRPGSGSSSGSSNSSSQASPGDRFRPRSSSKSEGSPLQRPENASKKPEEKNLARPTRPADLTALAKELRAVDDVRPLHKVTDYSSSSDESGTTDEDDDEEVEQEAGEESTSGAEDSRAGRLSNGETESAKTMLVEDSESDQALTPSKDGTLVIRQSTADIKRLVSLSSSSSSSSSTPGSGHGLPEKNSFAGRIHHLPDLIQQSHHSPSSPSSSSSSITSTTIPSSSASTPSSSPFPSSSSLAGPAMSPQISLDELSAIESQSESNSMSKHKSSSSFTPFIDPRLLQISPSSGSSLNNMAGFGQDGRLADPLRADPSRKGSVVNVNPVNTRPPSDTPEIRKYKKRFNSEILCAALWGVNLLVGTESGLMLLDRSGQGKVYPLINRRRIQQMDVLEGLNVLVTISGKKNKLRVYYLSWLRNKILHNDPEVEKKQGWVNVGDLEGCVHYKVVKYERIKFLVLALKNAVEVYAWAPKPYHKFMAFKSFGDLVHKPLLVDLTVEEGQRLKVIYGSCSGFHAVDVDSGAVYDIYLPTHIQTSIQCHAIIILPNTDGIELLVCYEDEGVYVNTYGRITKDVVLQWGEMPTSVAYIRSNQIMGWGEKAIEIRSVETGHLDGVFMHKRAQRLKFLCERNDKVFFASVRPGGASQVYFMTLGRSSLMSW, from the exons ATGGCGAACGACTCTCCGGCTAAAAGTCTGGTCGACATCGACCTGGCTTCCCTGCGG GACCCGGCCGGGATCTTcgagctggtggaggtggttGGAAATGGCACCTACGGACAAGTGTACAAG GGACGACATGTCAAGACCGGACAGCTGGCTGCCATCAAGGTCATGGACGTCACAGAA gacgaagaggaggaaatTAAGCTGGAGATCAATATGCTGAAGAAGTACTCCCACCACCGGAACATCGCCACCTACTACGGTGCCTTCATTAAGAAGAGCCCTCCGGGACACGACGACCAGCTCTGG ctggtgATGGAGTTCTGCGGTGCTGGTTCGATCACAGACCTGGTGAAGAACACCAAGGGCAACCAGCTGAAGGAGGACTGGATCGCTTACATCTCCAGAGAGATCCTCAGA GGTCTGGCCCACTTGCACGCTCACCACGTCATCCACCGCGACATTAAAGGCCAGAACGTCCTGTTGACCGAGAACGCCGAAGTGAAACTGG TGGACTTCGGGGTGAGCGCCCAGCTGGACCGGACGGTCGGCAGGAGGAACACCTTCATCGGGACGCCGTACTGGATGGCCCCGGAGGTCATCGCTTGCGACGAGAACCCAGACGCGACATACGACTACAGG AGCGACCTCTGGTCTTGCGGCATCACGGCGATCGAGATGGCCGAAGGAGCTCCTC CGCTGTGCGACATGCACCCCATGCGTGCACTTTTCCTCATTCCACGAAACCCTCCCCCACGACTCAAGTCCAAGAAATG GTCCAAGAAGTTCTTCAGCTTCATCGAGAGCTGCCTGGTGAAGAACTACACGCAGCGCCCGCCCAccgagcagctgctgaagcACCCCTTCATCCGCGACCAGCCCAACGAGAGGCAGGTCCGCATCCAGCTCAAAGACCACATCGACCGCACCAAGAAGAAGAGGGGCGAGAAAG ATGAGACGGAGTACGAGTACAgcggcagcgaggaggaggaggaggatcctccggagcaggaaggagagcccAG CTCCATCGTCAACGTCCCCGGAGAGTCCACCCTGCGCCGCGACTTCATCcgcctgcagcaggagaacaaGGAGCGCTCGGAGGCGCTGcgccaccagcagctcctgcaggagcagcagctgcgggAGCAGGAGGAGTACAAGCGCCAGCTGCTGGCCGAGAGGCAGAAGCGCATCGAGCAGCAgaaggagcagcggcggcggctggaggag CAACAGCGGCGCGAGCGCGAGATGCGGCGGCAGCAGGAGCGCGAGCAGCGGCGGcgcgagcaggaggagaagcggcgcatGGAGGAGATGGACCGCCGGcgcaaagaggaggaggagcgccggCGCGCCGAGGacgagaagaggaggaacgacCGCGAGCAG GAGTACATCCGGcgccagctggaggaggagcagaggcacctggagatgctgcaggagcagctgctgcgggAGCAGGCcatgctgctg GAGTTCAAGTggcgggagctggaggagcagcgcaAAGCCGAGCGGCTGCATaagcggctgcagcaggagcaggccTACCTGCTGTCGCTGCAGCACGAGCCCCGAGCGCCGCCCGGCGACAAGACCAGAGCCCCCCCAGACAGTAGCAAACCCCCCCACACCTCCACCCTGCCCCCCGACGGCAGGGCCCTGGTCTCCGCCCCGAGAGCCCAGGTCCTGGACGCCACCGCCGCCCTGGCGAGGGGCGCCTGCGAGGAGTCCGGAGCCCCCCAGGCGGCCCCCCCAgacagcggcagcagcaccCAGAGGGTAGACTCTGAGGAGAACGGTCCCAGTCGGGTCCCAGACCCCCCGAGCCCCCCCGTGGCCGACTCCCCCCCTGACTGTAAGCCCTCCCAGGCAGAAGGCTCGGAGCCCGACAGGCCGGCCCAGCCTGTCAGTCatcctcagccaatcagagag GCCGACGAGCGCTACCGCAAGAACATTCAGGGCTCCCCTCAGACCGCCCCCGCTCCCAAGCAGCCCCCACTGCCTCCCCGCTCCTCTGAGCCCTTCTCCAACGGCGGCTCCTCCGAGGCGTCGGCCATGCACCGCCCCATGGAGCCTCAG GTGCAGTGGTCCCACCTGGCCGCTCTAAAGAGCAGCAACAGCGccgccccctctcctcctccgccgccgccgcccgtgGTGGCCCGCTCGCAGTCCTTCAGCGAGTCCGGGGGCGTGGCCTCTAGCTTTGCTCAGCTCCACCTGCGCTCCCAGCACCACCACCCATCTCCCGCACGCACTGACTCCCAACCCCAacctcccctccaccacccccagGCTGCGGCCGGCAGCGAGGAGGTGCCTCCCAAG gtgccggtgaggacgacgtCCAGGTCTCCGGTGCTGTCCCGCCGGGAGTCTCCGCTGCCGGCGCAGCCGGTCGGCCAGAGGAACGCCGGCAG taacgtggagcagcgccccctgtggGATCGGGTGGAGAAGCTGCAGTCCCGGCCGGGCAGCGGcagctcctccggctcctccaactccagctcccaggccagCCCGGGGGACCGCTTCCGGCCACGCT CTTCCTCTAAATCTGAAGGCTCTCCTCTCCAGCGGCCTGAAAACGCCTCCAAAAAACCAGAAGAGAAGAACCTGGCCCGGCCCACCCGCCCGGCG GACCTGACCGCCCTGGCCAAGGAGCTCCGGGCGGTGGACGACGTGCGGCCGCTGCACAAAGTGACCGACtactcctcctccagcgacgagtCGGGCACGAccgacgaggacgacgacgaggaggtggagcaggaggcgggGGAGGAGTCCACCTCGGGAGCCGAGGACTCCAGAGCCGG GAGGCTCAGCAACGGAGAGACGGAGTCCGCCAAGACCATGCTGGTGGAAGACTCGGAGAGCGACCAGGCCCTCACGCCCTCCAAAGACGGAACTCTGGTCatcagacag AGCACAGCTGACATAAAGCGTCTggtcagcctctcctcctcctcctcctcctcctcctccacccccggcTCTGGCCACGGCCTCCCAGAGAAAAACAGCTTTGCCGGCCGCATACACCACCTCCCAGACCTTATCCAGCAGAGCCAtcactccccctcctccccctcctcctcctcctcctccatcacctccaccaccatcccgtcctcctccgcctccaccccctcctcctcccccttcccctCCTCATCCAGCCTCGCCGGCCCCGCCATGTCCCCTCAGATCTCGCTGGACGAGCTCTCTGCCATCGAG TCCCAGTCAGAGAGCAACTCCATGTCCAAACAcaagtcttcctcctccttcactcccttCATCGACCCACGCCTCCTTCAGATCTCTCCATCCAGCGGCAGCTCCCTCAACAACATgg CAGGATTTGGGCAAGACGGACGTCTGGCCGACCCCCTGAGGGCCGACCCGTCCCGCAAGGGCTCGGTGGTCAACGTGAACCCGGTCAACACGCGTCCGCCGAGCGACACTCCGGAGATCCGCAAGTACAAGAAGAGGTTCAACTCCGAGATCCTGTGCGCGGCGCTCTGGG GAGTGAATCTGCTGGTGGGGACGGAGAGCGGCCTGATGCTGCTGGACCGCAGCGGTCAGGGCAAAGTTTACCCCCTGATCAACCGGCGCCGCATCCAGCAGATGGACGTCCTGGAGGGGCTCAACGTCCTGGTCACCATATCAG gGAAGAAGAACAAACTGCGGGTCTACTACCTGTCCTGGCTCCGGAACAAGATTTTGCACAACGACCCCGAGGTGGAGAAGAAGCAGGGCTGGGTGAACGTGGGCGACCTGGAGGGCTGCGTGCACTACAAAGTCG TGAAGTATGAGAGGATCAAGTTCCTGGTTCTGGCTCTGAAGAACGCGGTGGAGGTTTACGCCTGGGCTCCCAAACCGTACCACAAATTCATGGCCTTCAAG TCGTTCGGTGACCTGGTGCACAAGCCTCTGCTGGTGGACCTGACTGTAGAAGAAGgtcagaggttaaaggtcatctATGGCTCCTGCTCAGGCTTCCACGCCGTGGACGTGGACTCCGGCGCCGTTTACGACATCTACCTGCCCACGCAC ATCCAGACCAGCATCCAGTGCCACGCCATCATCATCCTGCCCAACACCGACGGCATCGAGCTGCTGGTCTGCTACGAGGACGAGGGCGTCTACGTCAACACCTACGGCCGCATCACCAAGGACGTGGTGCTGCAGTGGGGGGAAATGCCCACTTCAGTGG CCTACATTAGGTCAAACCAGATCATGGGCTGGGGCGAGAAGGCCATCGAGATCCGCTCCGTGGAGACGGGC